From one Alosa alosa isolate M-15738 ecotype Scorff River chromosome 5, AALO_Geno_1.1, whole genome shotgun sequence genomic stretch:
- the fam189a2 gene encoding protein FAM189A2 isoform X3, which produces MLLLMNLFVLLSVVCVLLNLAGFILCCQGAQLVSTMTNCQLSELGDICNCCAETPITKCEEEKMLKIYPGYSCNTMRVLLKKVLFALCALNAVTTAVCLVAAALRYLQIFSARRPCMEEPRGAVEDAEEPARPPDPDEFVPPAPPPSYFSTFYSYTPRLARRMFGDSVIPLPHIYGARIKGVEVFCPLDPPPPYESVPGVSNPSTAQETEIQMTDLTDGVRDHSEAAASITDSCLQTATSSVAAATAAPATQTSRRAHKLRRSNSDPVLLDLAAKVLSCEAATQTDTGTASEQAASGAARVTLRRGRGPRRPRPTSMVDYQSYRDTKLLVARFLEHSSSWSRLEPEVQELVNSIKSMLRSDEEHMEEAVRCASFIDQVITGSEATTSQPAPSLQPAALEVAPAPEPLAQTLPRRKRPGQLHLRSCGDLSTFTWAELQLGVGTVRRGVTGERRPGSRTASSRLGSRAGSSRLGEHDRPHSLIGVFRETVL; this is translated from the exons AGTGAGCTTGGTGACATCTGCAACTGTTGTGCTGAAACTCCGATTACAAAGTGCGAGGAGGAGAAAATGCTGAAAATTTACCCGGGCTACTCATGCAACACGATGCGGGTGCTTCTTaag AAAGTTCTCTTTGCGCTGTGTGCCTTGAATGCTGTGACCACGGCAGTGTGCCTGGTAGCTGCGGCACTTCGATACCTCCAGATCTTCAGTGCCAGGCGGCCCTGCATG GAGGAACCGCGGGGAGCTGTGGAGGATGCCGAAGAGCCAGCCCGGCCACCCGACCCAGACGAGTTTGTGCCCCCAGCGCCACCCCCGTCCTATTTCTCCACCTTCTACTCCTACACCCCGCGGCTGGCTCGCAG AATGTTTGGTGACAGTGTGATCCCCCTGCCTCATATATATGGCGCACGGATCAAAGGGGTGGAGGTCTTCTGTCCTCTGGACCCTCCTCCTCCATATGAGTCAGTTCCTGGAGTATCCAACCCCTCCACCGCCCAG GAGACAGAGATCCAGATGACAGATCTGACCGATGGAGTGAGGGACCACTCAGAGGCGGCGGCGTCCATCACTG ACAGCTGCCTGCAAACGGCGACTTCCTCAGTGGCGGCGGCCACAGCAGCGCCAGCGACCCAGACCAGTAGGAGAGCCCACAAGCTCCGCAGGTCCAACAGTGACCCGGTGCTTTTGGACCTGGCCGCTAAAG TGTTAAGCTGCGAGGCGGCCACCCAGACGGACACAGGGACGGCCTCTGAGCAGGCGGCCTCGGGCGCGGCCAGGGTAACACTGCGGCGGGGCCGGGGTCCTCGGCGGCCGCGGCCCACCTCCATGGTGGACTACCAGAGCTACCGCGACACCAAGCTGCTGGTGGCGCGCTTCCTGGAGCACTCGTCCTCGTGGAGTAGGCTGGAGCCCGAGGTGCAGGAGCTGGTCAACAGCATCAAGAGCATGCTGCGCTCCGACGAAGAGCACATGGAGGAGGCGGTCCGCTGCGCCAGCTTCATAGACCAG GTCATCACCGGGTCAGAAGCCACGACCTCGCAGCCTGCCCCGTCACTCCAGCCAGCTGCCCTGGAGGTGGCCCCTGCGCCGGAGCCCTTGGCCCAGACGCTCCCGCGCAGGAAGCGGCCAGGCCAGCTGCACCTGCGCAGCTGCGGGGACCTGAGCACCTTCACCTGGGCCGAGCTGCAGCTGGGGGTGGGCACGGTGCGCAGGGGGGTCACCGGGGAGCGCCGGCCCGGGTCTCGCACCGCCAGCTCGCGACTGGGCTCCCGGGCAGGCAGCTCCCGACTTGGGGAGCACGACAGGCCGCACAGCCTGATTGGGGTGTTCCGGGAAACCGTGCTGTGA